Proteins found in one Oreochromis niloticus isolate F11D_XX linkage group LG22, O_niloticus_UMD_NMBU, whole genome shotgun sequence genomic segment:
- the sdhaf3 gene encoding succinate dehydrogenase assembly factor 3, mitochondrial translates to MAVCAHVSRVRSLYKRILVLHRFLPIELRALGDQYVKDEFRRHKSAEPKEVKSFMKEWENYKNSLQTQVLESAGERYSSVKFGDNLSQKKLNEFQDEQISQLYELMVEATKSKRQFDIQEDRK, encoded by the exons ATGGCGGTGTGCGCTCACGTCTCCAGAGTCCGTTCACTTTACAAGAGAATTTTGGTCCTGCACCGCTTCCTGCCCATAGAGCTCCGAGCCCTTGGTGACCAATATGTGAAGGACGAGTTTAGAAGACATAAGAGTGCAGAACCCAAGGAGGTCAAGAGCTTCATGAAAGAGTGGGAG AACTACAAGAACTCTCTGCAGACTCAGGTTCTGGAGTCAGCTGGGGAAAGATACAGCTCAGTGAAGTTTGGGGACAACTTGTCACAGAAAAAGCTCAATGAATTCCAGGATGAACAGATCAGCCAACTGTATGAACTCATGGTGGAAGCCACCAAATCCAAAAGACAGTTTGACATACAAGAGGACAGGAAGTGA